Proteins encoded together in one Chitinophaga varians window:
- a CDS encoding RagB/SusD family nutrient uptake outer membrane protein — protein MRKLFYSIIGCTFFLTGMSGCNKFLDRAPLSAPATGTFLNNENEINVSLTAVYGSIKWEFGLVPYQSGSEGWTDLAILRANELGEGTFDTYNAHPAAIWSFAYTTIQRANTMLDGMVKAKSSVAPATYNRMEAEARVLRAWAYFYLTAMFGDAPLITKPLQPAEFYNQKRAPKQEVVKFIYDELDAASQSLDWMPTVRGRVSKSVALGLKARTALYNKDYAVAADAARQVIDKSGLSLNPRYQDLFTRSGQKPNAGNEIMLEILYTDALAGSITYLPLGNCSRAAGGQSGRFPTQRLVDQFECTDGKRIDESPLYDPQKPSKNRDLRLKYTVALPGDTLSMNNTTFVYDIYKSSTSFKNADGSWSVKGNADYDNAFGPAKSGVGYLWTKYTMTDENVFLAKVSFILMRYAEVLLTYAEAKIEQGQLDATVTAAINKVRQRAGQPPVPAAIETDQNEMRKLIRRERTVEFAVEGFRWLDIRRWGIADLVMPGKVVGIAKSPAATPPVPNFKKTAAHDLNSIPDYTGQLDLRYTRETRFWTPKLMLLPVPQAERDINPGLTQNEGW, from the coding sequence ATGAGAAAACTTTTTTATAGCATCATCGGTTGCACTTTTTTCCTGACAGGTATGTCAGGGTGTAATAAATTCCTGGACAGGGCGCCGCTCAGCGCGCCGGCCACCGGCACTTTCCTCAACAACGAAAATGAAATCAACGTATCTCTGACGGCCGTATATGGTTCCATCAAATGGGAATTCGGGCTGGTGCCTTACCAGTCGGGCAGCGAGGGCTGGACAGACCTCGCCATCCTGCGCGCCAACGAACTGGGAGAAGGCACTTTTGATACATACAACGCACATCCGGCAGCCATCTGGTCGTTTGCCTATACTACCATCCAGCGGGCCAACACCATGCTGGACGGTATGGTGAAAGCCAAATCCAGTGTGGCGCCGGCCACCTATAACCGCATGGAAGCGGAAGCGCGCGTGTTGCGTGCATGGGCTTATTTTTATCTCACCGCCATGTTCGGTGATGCGCCGCTGATCACCAAACCGTTGCAGCCTGCGGAGTTTTACAATCAGAAACGCGCTCCCAAACAAGAAGTGGTAAAATTCATTTATGACGAGCTGGATGCCGCGTCGCAGTCGCTCGACTGGATGCCCACTGTAAGAGGACGGGTCAGCAAATCCGTGGCCCTCGGCCTGAAAGCCCGGACGGCACTGTATAACAAAGACTACGCCGTTGCCGCAGATGCTGCCAGGCAGGTCATAGACAAATCCGGCTTGTCGCTCAATCCGCGTTACCAGGACCTGTTTACCCGCAGCGGCCAGAAACCCAATGCCGGTAACGAGATCATGCTGGAAATACTGTATACCGATGCCCTTGCGGGTTCTATCACTTACCTGCCGCTGGGCAATTGCTCCCGCGCCGCAGGCGGGCAATCGGGCCGTTTCCCGACCCAACGCCTGGTGGACCAGTTTGAATGCACCGATGGTAAAAGGATTGATGAATCCCCCTTATATGATCCGCAAAAGCCCTCCAAAAACAGGGACCTGCGCCTGAAATACACCGTAGCGCTGCCGGGAGACACGCTTAGCATGAACAACACCACGTTTGTGTACGACATCTATAAATCGTCTACCTCCTTTAAAAATGCGGATGGCAGCTGGTCAGTGAAAGGCAATGCTGACTATGACAATGCTTTCGGTCCGGCGAAGAGCGGTGTCGGTTACCTGTGGACCAAATACACCATGACCGATGAGAACGTGTTTCTCGCCAAAGTGAGCTTTATCCTGATGCGTTATGCGGAAGTACTGCTCACCTACGCCGAAGCCAAAATAGAGCAGGGACAGCTGGACGCCACTGTTACTGCCGCTATCAACAAGGTAAGGCAACGGGCCGGACAGCCGCCGGTGCCGGCAGCCATCGAAACAGATCAGAACGAAATGCGGAAACTTATCCGCCGGGAACGTACCGTGGAATTTGCCGTAGAAGGTTTCCGCTGGCTGGATATCCGTCGCTGGGGCATAGCAGACCTGGTGATGCCGGGCAAGGTAGTGGGCATTGCTAAAAGTCCTGCTGCCACGCCGCCCGTGCCCAATTTCAAAAAGACGGCCGCGCATGACCTGAACAGCATTCCAGATTACACCGGGCAACTGGACCTGCGTTATACCCGTGAAACCCGCTTCTGGACGCCGAAGCTGATGCTGCTGCCCGTACCGCAGGCGGAAAGGGACATTAATCCGGGGCTGACGCAGAACGAAGGCTGGTAA
- a CDS encoding SusC/RagA family TonB-linked outer membrane protein has translation MGKFTRHWRLSSFLLLLLVILQQPNAFGQKSYLFKGSVKDKDGTPLIGVNVVLKGTTKGGTTNANGDFQFAGTTETATLVFSFVGYKSQELEVNSQQVINILLEPANKQIGEVVVVGYGTQKKVNLTGAVSVIEGKTMTTRSVASASLALQGAAPGVTVTQQSGVPGGDAGTIRIRGIGSINAGQNPLVLIDNIEMSLDAIDPNNIASISVLKDAAAAAIYGSRAANGVILVTTKRGINGVSLSYNGYVAKQSPTNLPKKVDGLEHMKLWDIAQVNAGLPPAFTQQIADYEKLGPDNFARFNTDWKDLILVNNGIMHNHNLSLSAGSEKIKVFGSGGYLDQNGLTANTNFKRLDLRFNTDIAITSKLSAAADIVVNRTERNWPGQSSPQGIIRAMIGLPAIAPGQFNTGEWGEGWSNMNPAAQAKDGGWDKRVTDSRILTGTLTYKPVKGMELLASYSSNTANGRARQLTNQYKIYTPDIANNKLLFARNWPANNSLIDNNAQTTRNVFRTQASYNRNMGQHGFTVLGGFTTELFKTSYVNTQRQNLISPSLPYLDAADPLGQTMSGAQSEYAMASAYSRINYNYKEKYLLELNGRFDASSRFRKENWWKLFPSVSAGWRISEESFWKSISHVINSAKIRGSYGSLGNQDLVVNGVANYYPTYAMYSTGGSFDYYFNNVVNGGYGLTTAANPLIRWETSKILDAGIDFTAINDHLTVTADYFKRNITDMLQLDGVPTYVGLGAPFVNIGSMRNTGWELGIGWKDRAGEFTYSVQANLSDVKNEVVSLGGKEYINGALIMREGNPLNSYYGYRAEGFFQSQDEIDKAPFHFANTKPGDIRYADMSGPNGKPDGKIDAYDRVVLGNSFPRYEYSLSLNGQYKGFDLNIFFQGVGKRNNYMSGTGAQPFYSANFQGTIFEHQKDAWSPDNPNAAYPRLTPNSIANNYVTSSFWMRSGAYLRLKNVVLGYTLPKTVTSNARLRSVRIYASGQNLLTWDKFFPGFDVEQTNTAGEFYPIMRTFTIGLNANF, from the coding sequence ATGGGAAAATTTACCCGTCACTGGCGACTGAGCAGCTTTCTGCTCCTGCTCCTCGTCATCCTGCAACAGCCGAATGCTTTCGGGCAAAAAAGCTACCTGTTCAAAGGCAGCGTAAAAGATAAAGACGGTACGCCGCTTATTGGTGTCAACGTGGTCCTGAAAGGCACCACCAAAGGAGGCACTACCAACGCCAACGGCGATTTCCAGTTTGCCGGTACAACGGAAACGGCTACACTTGTTTTTTCGTTTGTGGGTTATAAATCACAGGAGCTGGAAGTCAACAGCCAGCAGGTGATCAACATCCTCCTGGAACCGGCCAACAAACAAATCGGAGAAGTGGTGGTGGTAGGATATGGCACCCAGAAAAAGGTAAACCTTACCGGCGCCGTTTCGGTGATTGAAGGTAAAACAATGACGACGCGCTCCGTGGCCTCTGCATCGCTGGCCTTACAGGGTGCGGCTCCCGGCGTGACCGTCACCCAGCAGTCGGGCGTACCCGGCGGCGACGCCGGCACCATCCGCATCCGCGGCATCGGCTCCATCAACGCCGGCCAGAACCCGCTGGTGCTCATCGACAACATTGAAATGAGCCTCGACGCGATAGACCCTAATAACATCGCCAGCATCTCCGTACTCAAAGATGCGGCGGCAGCGGCCATCTATGGCTCCCGTGCAGCCAACGGCGTTATCCTCGTCACCACCAAACGTGGCATCAATGGCGTCAGCCTGAGCTATAACGGCTACGTGGCCAAACAATCACCTACCAATCTGCCTAAAAAAGTAGATGGACTGGAACATATGAAACTGTGGGACATCGCACAGGTGAACGCCGGACTGCCACCAGCTTTCACCCAGCAGATCGCAGACTATGAAAAACTGGGACCGGATAATTTCGCCCGTTTTAACACCGACTGGAAAGACCTGATACTGGTGAACAACGGCATCATGCACAACCACAACCTGAGCCTGTCTGCCGGCAGCGAAAAAATAAAAGTGTTCGGTTCCGGCGGATACCTGGACCAGAACGGCCTAACCGCCAATACTAATTTCAAACGCCTGGACCTGCGCTTTAACACAGATATCGCCATCACCAGCAAACTGTCTGCTGCCGCGGATATCGTGGTGAACAGAACAGAACGCAACTGGCCCGGCCAATCATCGCCACAGGGCATCATCCGCGCCATGATAGGCCTGCCGGCCATTGCGCCCGGACAATTCAATACCGGCGAATGGGGCGAAGGCTGGTCCAATATGAACCCCGCCGCACAGGCCAAAGACGGCGGCTGGGACAAACGCGTCACCGATTCCCGCATACTCACCGGTACACTCACCTACAAACCTGTCAAAGGCATGGAGCTGCTGGCCAGCTACAGCTCCAATACCGCCAACGGGCGCGCCAGGCAGCTGACCAATCAATATAAAATTTATACGCCGGACATCGCCAACAACAAACTGCTGTTTGCACGCAACTGGCCGGCCAACAACTCGCTGATCGACAACAACGCACAAACCACGCGCAACGTGTTCCGCACCCAGGCAAGCTATAACCGGAACATGGGACAGCACGGCTTCACAGTACTGGGCGGCTTCACCACCGAACTGTTTAAAACCAGCTACGTCAACACACAGCGTCAAAACCTGATCTCTCCTTCACTGCCATACCTGGATGCGGCAGATCCATTGGGACAAACCATGTCAGGCGCACAAAGTGAATATGCGATGGCATCTGCCTATTCCAGGATCAACTACAATTACAAAGAGAAATACCTGCTGGAGCTCAACGGCCGCTTCGATGCATCGTCCCGCTTCCGGAAAGAAAACTGGTGGAAGCTGTTCCCCTCCGTATCCGCCGGCTGGCGCATCTCTGAAGAGAGCTTCTGGAAATCCATCAGCCACGTGATCAACAGCGCCAAGATCAGAGGTTCTTATGGTTCCCTTGGCAACCAGGACCTGGTGGTGAACGGTGTGGCCAACTATTACCCCACCTACGCTATGTACAGCACCGGCGGCTCGTTTGACTACTATTTCAACAACGTGGTGAATGGTGGCTACGGGCTGACAACCGCCGCCAACCCGCTTATCCGCTGGGAGACTTCCAAAATACTGGATGCCGGTATCGACTTTACCGCCATCAACGACCACCTCACCGTAACAGCCGATTACTTCAAACGCAACATCACAGACATGCTGCAGCTGGATGGCGTACCCACCTATGTAGGACTGGGCGCTCCTTTTGTCAACATCGGCTCCATGCGCAACACCGGCTGGGAACTCGGTATCGGCTGGAAAGACCGCGCCGGTGAATTCACGTATTCCGTACAGGCCAATCTCTCTGATGTAAAAAACGAAGTGGTAAGCCTGGGTGGTAAAGAATATATCAATGGCGCCCTCATCATGCGCGAAGGAAATCCGCTGAATTCCTATTACGGCTATAGAGCGGAAGGCTTCTTCCAATCACAGGATGAAATCGACAAAGCGCCTTTCCATTTTGCCAACACCAAACCGGGAGATATCCGTTATGCCGACATGAGCGGCCCCAATGGTAAGCCCGACGGCAAAATCGACGCCTATGACCGTGTGGTGCTGGGCAATTCATTCCCACGCTATGAATACAGCCTGTCTCTCAACGGCCAGTACAAAGGATTTGACCTGAACATCTTTTTCCAGGGCGTAGGCAAACGGAACAACTATATGTCCGGCACCGGCGCGCAGCCTTTCTATTCCGCCAACTTCCAGGGCACCATCTTCGAACATCAGAAAGACGCATGGTCGCCGGATAATCCGAACGCCGCCTATCCGCGGCTGACGCCCAACAGCATCGCCAATAACTACGTCACTTCTTCTTTCTGGATGCGTTCCGGCGCTTACCTGCGCCTGAAGAACGTGGTGCTCGGCTATACGCTGCCCAAAACCGTGACAAGCAATGCCAGGCTGCGCTCCGTAAGAATTTACGCCAGTGGCCAGAACCTGCTGACCTGGGATAAATTCTTCCCCGGTTTCGATGTGGAACAGACAAATACCGCGGGCGAATTTTACCCGATCATGAGAACCTTCACTATCGGCCTTAACGCAAACTTCTAA